In the Candidatus Cloacimonas acidaminovorans str. Evry genome, one interval contains:
- a CDS encoding YgeY family selenium metabolism-linked hydrolase has translation MYKEIFARAKHYEDTSTRFLMDMVKIPSFSTKEKEVAECILKEMQEIGMDDAYIDPLGNVIGRLGLGKKVIAFDAHIDTVYPGDLSLWDFDPFAAHIKDGKIWGRGTVDQKSGMASMLTSARIMKDLDLAKEFSIYFTGTVMEEDCDGLCWQYILQEGEIKPELVVITEPTNLNIYRGHRGRMEMEVSIKGLSCHGSAPERGDNAIYKISRIALEIEKLHQNLRYDDFLGKGSICVTQVFFTGPSQCAVPDSARIHLDRRLTFGENKESAVAEVQDACKKAGYPDATIEILTYQEAAYTGFVYPTEKYYPTWVTPLDSVYVQNAADAYTKTLGTKPLIDKWTFSTNGVSIAGMKGIPCIGLGPGNEIYAHAPNEACPIEHLTKAAAFYAALVYRLSQEK, from the coding sequence TTGCAAGGGCAAAACATTATGAAGATACCAGCACCCGTTTTTTAATGGATATGGTGAAAATACCTTCTTTCTCTACTAAAGAAAAAGAAGTTGCAGAATGTATCCTGAAAGAAATGCAGGAAATAGGAATGGACGATGCCTATATAGACCCTTTGGGTAATGTTATCGGTCGTTTGGGTTTAGGCAAAAAAGTGATTGCTTTTGACGCACATATTGATACTGTTTATCCGGGAGACCTTTCTCTTTGGGATTTTGATCCTTTTGCTGCTCACATCAAAGACGGAAAAATTTGGGGTAGAGGAACTGTTGATCAGAAAAGCGGAATGGCAAGTATGCTTACTTCTGCCCGCATAATGAAAGATTTGGATTTGGCAAAGGAATTTAGCATTTATTTTACAGGAACAGTTATGGAAGAGGACTGCGATGGCTTATGCTGGCAGTATATTCTTCAAGAAGGAGAAATTAAACCCGAACTTGTTGTAATTACAGAACCGACAAACCTGAATATTTATCGGGGTCATAGAGGTAGAATGGAAATGGAGGTTAGCATTAAAGGACTTTCCTGTCATGGTTCTGCTCCTGAACGCGGAGATAATGCCATTTATAAAATTTCCCGTATTGCTTTAGAAATAGAGAAATTGCATCAAAATCTGCGTTATGACGATTTTTTGGGAAAAGGAAGTATTTGCGTAACTCAGGTCTTTTTTACAGGACCAAGCCAATGTGCTGTTCCCGATAGTGCACGCATTCATTTAGACAGACGTTTGACCTTCGGAGAAAATAAAGAAAGCGCTGTTGCCGAAGTTCAGGATGCCTGTAAAAAAGCCGGTTATCCTGATGCCACAATAGAAATTTTAACTTATCAGGAGGCAGCATATACAGGATTTGTTTATCCTACAGAAAAATATTATCCTACTTGGGTTACACCTTTGGATTCAGTTTATGTGCAAAATGCCGCTGATGCCTACACAAAAACCCTGGGAACAAAGCCACTTATTGATAAATGGACTTTTTCCACTAATGGTGTTTCTATTGCAGGAATGAAAGGAATTCCCTGTATTGGATTAGGTCCCGGCAATGAAATTTATGCTCATGCACCTAATGAAGCATGCCCGATTGAACATTTAACCAAAGCTGCTGCTTTTTATGCTGCGCTGGTTTATAGATTATCACAGGAAAAGTGA
- a CDS encoding threonine synthase, producing the protein MKSYLTKYRCIECGKEFDPNELHYLCDECGRDYLPGMPLKGVLEAVFNYEEIGRKWKQNPDPLLFSAVNSKFYPPLPVGNTPFFRVNIPGLKSGGTASNYTKLWIKFDGLNPSGSYKDRASQLVVADALQKGIKEIVTASTGNAACSLACLGASAGLKVVIFAPQNAPPAKLIQIQVHNAELHKIDGSYDDAFKAALEYTKTHNCMCRNTGYHPLTIDGKKSAGIEIYVQNGYKVPDWIVIPVGDGVILTGIYKAFLDLKKAGITEKMPHLLCVQAESSDAITSYWETGIYHDAENPITIADSIKVKTPALAHWSVKALKETDGKCIRVSDKEIQEAQLELAKETGVFSEPSSSATLAGLKKVVNHSWLKDAKDIVLLITGHGLKDPGAVKL; encoded by the coding sequence ATGAAGAGTTATTTAACTAAATACCGCTGTATTGAATGCGGAAAAGAATTTGACCCTAATGAACTGCATTATCTTTGTGATGAATGCGGCCGGGATTATCTACCAGGAATGCCGTTAAAAGGAGTTTTGGAAGCGGTTTTTAACTATGAAGAAATTGGCAGAAAATGGAAACAAAATCCTGACCCTCTTCTTTTCAGTGCTGTAAATTCTAAATTTTATCCTCCTTTGCCTGTAGGGAACACACCTTTTTTTAGGGTTAATATTCCTGGTTTGAAAAGCGGAGGAACGGCGTCCAACTACACAAAATTGTGGATAAAATTTGACGGTTTAAATCCTAGTGGCAGTTATAAAGATCGTGCCTCACAACTTGTTGTAGCTGATGCTTTACAAAAAGGGATTAAAGAAATTGTAACTGCTAGCACAGGAAATGCTGCTTGTTCACTTGCCTGTTTAGGTGCTTCAGCTGGCTTGAAAGTTGTTATTTTTGCTCCTCAAAATGCTCCTCCTGCTAAATTAATTCAAATTCAGGTGCATAATGCGGAACTTCATAAGATTGATGGCAGTTATGATGATGCTTTCAAAGCCGCGTTGGAATATACAAAAACGCATAATTGTATGTGTCGGAATACGGGCTATCATCCTTTAACCATAGATGGCAAAAAAAGTGCCGGAATTGAAATTTATGTTCAAAATGGATACAAAGTTCCGGATTGGATTGTGATTCCGGTTGGCGATGGAGTTATTTTAACAGGTATCTACAAAGCATTTTTGGACTTAAAAAAAGCCGGAATAACAGAAAAAATGCCTCATCTCTTATGTGTTCAGGCAGAAAGCAGTGATGCCATTACTTCCTATTGGGAAACAGGAATTTATCACGATGCTGAAAACCCTATTACGATAGCCGATTCCATTAAAGTGAAGACACCTGCTTTAGCGCATTGGTCTGTTAAAGCACTTAAAGAAACAGACGGAAAATGCATCAGGGTAAGCGATAAAGAAATTCAGGAAGCTCAGTTGGAACTGGCAAAAGAAACAGGTGTTTTTAGTGAACCCTCTTCTTCAGCAACTTTGGCTGGACTAAAAAAGGTAGTAAATCATAGTTGGTTAAAAGATGCTAAGGATATTGTATTATTGATAACAGGTCACGGTTTGAAAGACCCTGGAGCTGTAAAACTATGA
- a CDS encoding dihydroorotase: MKASGIYDFHVHIGETIGGHLLADSWKSFNLLYEHNGLEGIGVFVTESQNEPLSSKLGRMRKASRSFLGKVFWHLTPRQLDIRRLENILKEDTDLKLYTTYREAGLYQSYESIEHLMEEMPSPKKRLLVHCEDDEIISEYSERYPFHNPSDHCLRRPEKAEISAVEKLLDLSIKHHYPLHIVHISSPQAALLVQQAKKEADYITCETAPHYLLLNEEVLNEPEGHRWLCSPPLRSESSRGLLLELLQDGVFDIIASDHCAFSSETKDVGILYPAKTPMGIAGSGVLFTLLAEHLVEKGKLSMEQLFNFISFNPAKLMGFSVQNDKLSYERLGAPIPVIPSWANTPNPWIDFWSYYELRRHNNNVY; encoded by the coding sequence ATGAAAGCAAGCGGAATTTACGATTTCCATGTGCATATTGGTGAAACCATTGGTGGACACCTTTTAGCAGATAGTTGGAAAAGTTTCAATCTTCTTTATGAACATAACGGTTTGGAAGGAATTGGTGTTTTTGTAACCGAAAGCCAGAATGAACCGCTTTCTTCCAAACTGGGAAGAATGCGAAAAGCGTCCCGCAGCTTTTTGGGAAAGGTTTTCTGGCATTTAACTCCCAGGCAGTTAGATATTCGCAGATTAGAAAACATTCTTAAGGAAGATACCGATTTGAAGCTCTATACTACCTATCGTGAGGCAGGGCTATATCAAAGCTATGAAAGTATTGAACACTTGATGGAAGAAATGCCTTCTCCTAAAAAAAGATTGCTGGTGCACTGTGAAGATGATGAAATTATTAGTGAATATAGTGAACGCTATCCTTTTCATAATCCTTCGGATCACTGTTTGCGGCGTCCTGAAAAGGCGGAAATTTCTGCAGTAGAAAAGTTACTTGATCTTTCTATAAAACATCATTATCCTCTTCACATAGTGCATATTTCTTCTCCTCAGGCAGCGCTTTTAGTTCAACAGGCAAAAAAAGAAGCGGATTATATTACTTGTGAAACTGCACCTCACTATTTGCTTTTGAATGAAGAGGTCTTAAATGAACCGGAAGGTCATCGTTGGCTTTGTTCTCCTCCATTACGTAGTGAAAGCAGTAGAGGTCTTTTACTGGAACTTTTACAGGATGGTGTTTTTGATATTATTGCCAGTGATCATTGTGCTTTTAGTTCTGAAACCAAAGATGTAGGAATTTTGTATCCTGCCAAAACCCCAATGGGCATTGCAGGAAGCGGAGTTCTTTTTACTTTGCTGGCAGAGCATTTGGTAGAAAAAGGCAAGCTTAGTATGGAGCAACTTTTTAATTTTATAAGTTTTAATCCAGCTAAACTGATGGGTTTTTCGGTTCAAAATGATAAGCTTAGTTATGAACGCTTGGGAGCTCCAATTCCTGTTATTCCCAGTTGGGCAAATACACCTAATCCGTGGATTGATTTTTGGAGCTATTATGAATTAAGGAGGCATAATAATAATGTTTACTGA